A portion of the Polaribacter cellanae genome contains these proteins:
- a CDS encoding TonB-dependent receptor, translating into MKNLLLTLALSLLTNLAFAQNATITGTISDSNGSPISSVNVIIKNTSKGTITNENGKYTFKNLDNGKITIVASLIGFTTVEKRIRLTNNVQVVNFTLKESAEGLDEVIIVGEREVGYVAKKQTAATFGSRNLVDIPQSVSVITQEVLLDQQVRALGDLVRNDPSIIVSNPPGFNETINVRGYNLDNSSSYRRENLIFQNQVQSPFENKAAVEIVKGPAAIRYGFTPPGGIINYVLKRPTAKPYIFIQGFGDSNGTVGIHGDFGGTINETFGYRINALVSEEASFVNDVSGPRQMFSALFEWKPSEKLTIDFEGEYQYRELEQQATIRLNSFDSKLSIAQRKQLLEDFDPKTFIGQKWGTYPTRNFVGSIGVTYNFNDNWKVQGRIQKMNLIRDQKAAGIVNGTLQANGDFKSQIYFSPSQVRDPLSTEVFLTGKFNTFSLEHNIAVGTAYSRNPLSFSTTNARFTAGSSNIFNPIDLPYPNATAGPTVEALIFTQKAAYITDFIKISDKIEILAAVRYTEQKNEDVFNDSKTLKESYKDNILSPNIGVIYKPTEDISLYGSYATGVTNGLQIPTEADNFGNDIFLDPVETEQFEFGAKVELFKKALLTAAVFDIDQPLAFIDNNNIFRYGGSQRHRGAEFTLSGKVTNDLKLVVGGLYLDAQIDNETEPKLDGKRPASVPEFQGNIYADYKLSFVEGLSTNVGIFYTGDRFADNLETFEVDGYVRLDLGAKYDFNIMGTEMTARANIRNLTNNQFIEGLAFGSFLYGAPTTAIFSLAAKF; encoded by the coding sequence ATGAAAAATTTATTACTTACCTTGGCTTTATCTTTGCTAACTAATTTAGCATTTGCACAAAATGCAACAATAACTGGAACAATATCAGATAGCAATGGAAGCCCAATTTCAAGTGTTAACGTTATTATTAAAAATACTTCAAAAGGAACAATTACAAACGAGAATGGAAAATATACTTTTAAAAATCTTGATAATGGTAAAATAACAATTGTTGCAAGTTTAATTGGCTTTACAACAGTTGAAAAGCGAATTAGATTAACAAATAATGTGCAGGTAGTTAATTTTACATTAAAAGAAAGTGCAGAAGGATTAGATGAGGTAATTATTGTAGGCGAGCGTGAGGTAGGTTATGTTGCAAAAAAGCAGACAGCAGCTACGTTTGGCTCACGCAATTTGGTTGATATTCCTCAATCGGTTTCTGTTATTACCCAAGAAGTGCTGCTTGACCAACAAGTTCGTGCTTTAGGAGATCTTGTACGTAACGATCCATCAATTATAGTGAGTAATCCACCTGGGTTTAATGAAACGATTAATGTACGAGGTTATAATTTGGATAATTCGAGTAGTTATCGTCGTGAAAATTTAATTTTTCAAAATCAGGTTCAAAGTCCTTTTGAGAACAAGGCCGCGGTTGAAATTGTAAAAGGTCCTGCTGCTATACGTTATGGTTTTACACCACCAGGCGGAATTATTAACTATGTGTTAAAAAGACCGACAGCTAAACCATATATTTTTATACAAGGTTTTGGTGATAGTAATGGGACTGTAGGTATTCACGGAGACTTTGGCGGAACAATTAATGAAACTTTTGGGTATAGAATAAATGCGTTGGTTTCTGAAGAAGCGTCATTTGTAAATGATGTTTCGGGACCTCGGCAAATGTTTAGTGCACTTTTTGAATGGAAGCCTAGTGAAAAATTGACTATTGATTTTGAAGGAGAATATCAATATCGTGAATTGGAACAACAGGCTACTATTAGGCTAAATTCGTTTGATTCTAAATTGAGTATTGCCCAGCGAAAACAATTACTTGAAGATTTTGACCCCAAAACATTTATCGGTCAAAAATGGGGGACCTATCCTACGCGAAATTTCGTGGGTTCTATAGGTGTTACTTATAATTTTAATGACAACTGGAAAGTACAGGGGCGTATTCAAAAAATGAATCTTATTAGAGACCAGAAAGCTGCGGGTATTGTAAATGGTACTCTACAAGCTAATGGCGATTTTAAATCTCAAATATACTTTAGCCCTTCACAAGTAAGAGACCCATTGTCTACAGAGGTCTTTTTGACAGGGAAGTTCAACACATTTTCTTTGGAACATAATATTGCTGTAGGTACTGCTTACAGTAGAAATCCATTAAGTTTTTCTACAACTAATGCAAGATTTACGGCAGGTAGTTCAAATATATTTAACCCTATTGACCTTCCCTATCCTAATGCCACAGCAGGTCCTACCGTTGAAGCATTGATTTTTACTCAAAAAGCTGCGTATATAACAGATTTTATCAAAATATCGGATAAAATTGAGATTTTGGCAGCAGTTCGCTATACGGAACAGAAAAATGAAGATGTATTTAATGATAGTAAAACACTTAAAGAATCTTATAAGGACAATATTTTGTCGCCAAATATTGGAGTAATTTATAAGCCTACTGAAGATATAAGTTTGTATGGTAGTTATGCAACAGGAGTGACCAATGGATTGCAAATACCTACTGAGGCAGACAATTTCGGTAACGATATTTTTTTAGACCCGGTTGAAACAGAACAGTTTGAATTTGGTGCGAAGGTTGAATTATTTAAAAAAGCCCTACTTACAGCAGCAGTGTTTGATATTGACCAGCCACTTGCATTTATAGATAACAATAACATTTTCCGTTATGGAGGAAGCCAAAGACATCGTGGCGCAGAATTTACACTTTCAGGGAAAGTAACAAACGACTTAAAATTAGTTGTAGGAGGGCTTTATTTAGATGCCCAAATTGATAACGAAACAGAGCCTAAGCTTGATGGAAAACGACCTGCGAGTGTGCCAGAGTTTCAGGGTAATATTTATGCAGATTATAAATTATCTTTTGTTGAAGGGCTTTCGACTAATGTAGGAATATTCTACACAGGTGACCGTTTTGCAGACAATTTAGAAACCTTTGAGGTAGATGGTTACGTACGTTTAGACCTTGGAGCAAAATATGATTTTAATATAATGGGAACAGAAATGACGGCTCGTGCAAACATTCGCAACCTTACCAATAACCAATTTATTGAAGGTCTTGCATTTGGAAGTTTCTTATATGGTGCACCAACGACTGCTATTTTTTCGCTTGCAGCAAAGTTTTAA
- a CDS encoding PepSY-associated TM helix domain-containing protein, which translates to MRLKKAVRKIHLWFGLASGLILSVIGITGSIYVFEPELAAFLERDLYQTQDSKDLFKDDIALATYIENKTNKSIESIQWPKRGRDTYIFKLFNDKNWYYIDQSTGKITKGGEALGNLFFGFILDLHTTLTVGDTGRIITGTASLLFALLMLTTGLYLWYPNHKGRRKTSFKIKWKSSSKRRNYDLHNVIGFYFFIPLFLVGITGTAFYFDDEVQWAIDTITFSEPLDKSLWTQESTILHFGKKNKLTIQEALLEMNKHYVELYKRNLWMTDEVSGTLSFAYQKNIEIYAGADTRVFLKADAYSGQILAERNPKNLPLGSAIMEKWHLPIHFGEFGGLFTRVLWFVAGFIPVLLTYTGFKIWYGKKNKKRLRYKSFR; encoded by the coding sequence ATGCGTTTAAAAAAAGCAGTAAGAAAAATACATCTGTGGTTTGGGTTAGCTTCTGGACTAATACTTTCCGTTATAGGTATTACTGGTTCAATTTATGTGTTTGAGCCAGAACTTGCTGCCTTTTTGGAGCGCGACCTTTATCAAACCCAAGACAGTAAAGATTTGTTTAAAGATGATATTGCCTTGGCGACTTATATTGAAAATAAAACTAATAAATCTATAGAAAGTATTCAATGGCCAAAGCGTGGTCGAGATACCTACATTTTTAAACTTTTCAATGATAAAAACTGGTATTATATTGACCAATCAACAGGCAAAATCACCAAAGGTGGCGAGGCTTTGGGTAATTTATTTTTCGGTTTTATACTTGATTTACATACAACTTTGACTGTAGGTGATACTGGGCGAATTATTACGGGAACTGCTTCTCTGCTTTTCGCTTTATTAATGCTTACAACTGGACTGTATTTATGGTATCCTAATCATAAAGGTAGACGTAAAACAAGCTTTAAAATAAAATGGAAATCAAGTTCGAAACGTCGTAACTACGATTTACATAATGTTATAGGTTTTTATTTTTTTATTCCTTTATTTCTCGTTGGAATAACTGGAACCGCTTTTTACTTTGACGATGAGGTGCAATGGGCGATTGATACCATTACATTTTCAGAGCCTTTGGATAAATCTCTATGGACACAAGAAAGTACAATTCTTCATTTTGGCAAAAAAAATAAGCTTACAATTCAAGAAGCTTTGTTAGAAATGAACAAACATTATGTTGAATTGTACAAACGTAATTTGTGGATGACTGATGAGGTTTCTGGCACTTTATCATTTGCATATCAAAAAAACATTGAAATATATGCTGGTGCTGATACAAGAGTATTTCTAAAAGCAGATGCTTATTCAGGACAAATACTTGCTGAGCGTAATCCAAAAAACTTACCATTGGGTTCTGCGATAATGGAAAAGTGGCATTTACCAATTCATTTTGGCGAATTTGGAGGATTATTTACAAGAGTACTTTGGTTTGTTGCAGGTTTTATTCCTGTTTTACTTACTTATACTGGGTTTAAGATTTGGTACGGAAAAAAAAACAAAAAAAGGTTAAGGTATAAGAGTTTTCGTTAA
- a CDS encoding DUF2975 domain-containing protein: MKNKTKNTDKGIKAFHTVYVIGIVFAGMKLIEYLKWTFQLIRKWNLPEEPFFSKVNLTSINNQMSITAYLIFAICYIIVFGFIFLGLYQLNKTTKLFAEKITFQKEVGSAFKKAGKLFLAFAFGTLIIDIAVLAWTLGSSKVIDLLSTELIVFLILGYLMFFLADIFEEGITLKEENELTI; the protein is encoded by the coding sequence ATGAAAAATAAAACAAAAAACACAGACAAAGGTATTAAAGCGTTTCACACAGTTTACGTTATTGGAATTGTTTTCGCAGGAATGAAACTAATTGAATATCTAAAATGGACTTTTCAATTAATAAGAAAATGGAATTTACCAGAAGAGCCTTTTTTCTCTAAGGTAAATTTGACAAGTATTAATAATCAAATGTCAATAACTGCTTATTTAATATTTGCCATTTGTTATATTATTGTATTTGGTTTCATATTTTTAGGTCTTTATCAACTGAATAAAACGACCAAGCTGTTTGCTGAGAAAATTACTTTTCAAAAAGAAGTTGGTTCTGCTTTTAAAAAGGCAGGAAAATTATTTCTTGCTTTTGCTTTTGGAACATTGATTATTGATATTGCTGTGTTAGCTTGGACACTGGGTTCAAGTAAAGTAATTGACTTATTGTCAACTGAATTAATAGTTTTTTTAATTTTAGGTTATCTAATGTTCTTTTTAGCGGATATTTTTGAAGAAGGAATAACTTTAAAAGAAGAAAACGAATTAACTATATAA
- a CDS encoding helix-turn-helix domain-containing protein, translating into MAIIVNLDVMLAKRKMQSKELVEILGITPANLSILKTGKAKAIRFTTLEAICEALECQPGDILEYKNE; encoded by the coding sequence ATGGCTATTATAGTTAATTTAGATGTAATGCTTGCGAAAAGAAAAATGCAATCGAAAGAATTGGTTGAAATTCTCGGAATTACACCAGCAAATCTATCGATATTGAAAACAGGTAAAGCCAAAGCTATACGATTTACAACACTTGAGGCAATTTGTGAGGCTTTAGAGTGTCAACCAGGAGATATTTTAGAATATAAAAACGAATAA
- a CDS encoding helix-turn-helix domain-containing protein: MTPICSFTLKAKIPKKSIPKIKPKTLGEFIKKVRQQKNLSQAVAAKSFGVNGMCLSSWELNKKTIHPKYLESILDFLGFTPRLKSGFDKIGMRTKLWRKQNSVSMDNFLQMVNLPKEEILKIEQARYCKFDKKTETKINTFLKNNATSFATHP; encoded by the coding sequence ATGACACCCATTTGCAGTTTTACTCTAAAGGCTAAAATACCGAAAAAATCAATACCAAAAATCAAACCTAAAACTTTAGGTGAATTCATAAAGAAAGTAAGACAACAAAAGAATCTATCTCAAGCAGTTGCGGCAAAATCCTTCGGAGTAAATGGAATGTGTTTATCAAGTTGGGAATTGAACAAAAAAACAATACATCCAAAATATTTAGAATCTATACTTGATTTTTTGGGATTCACTCCACGACTAAAATCAGGCTTTGATAAAATTGGAATGAGAACAAAATTATGGAGGAAACAGAATTCTGTTTCAATGGATAACTTTTTACAGATGGTTAATCTCCCTAAAGAAGAAATTCTAAAAATAGAACAAGCTAGATACTGTAAATTTGATAAAAAAACAGAAACAAAAATCAATACATTTTTGAAAAATAATGCTACTTCTTTCGCAACGCATCCATAA
- a CDS encoding type IV secretory system conjugative DNA transfer family protein, whose translation MKLSLVEQATINFYEFDYKGRGYYHFPFCVEIEPPFNPFSHYQILNNYPQNYDDGKVPSYFKQLTTLFSSKEKELKVEDKPFLPKQVTSKPTLIGLEISFPKRPYIDKTLFVELLNILCYTESNISFEIIGTFEKVTIQIVCSEKDKMRVESHFKAYFSSILLNEINALELPFNNYDDIAICDFGLEEEFMRTIETPQNFSIDSLTSVFATLENLQQGDVVVYQVLFKGVLNSWSKSIINSVSDSQGNSFFMDAPEMLQVAKNKVSKPLFAVVVRLATQSLLKERAQYLASEIIRTISTFSKSEFNRLIPLSNEGYKYQHHVENLFYRQSNRLGMLLNTEELVSLVHYPNESVISSKLGFTDEKTKKAPQIVLLDTKGCCIGINSHQQEKQNVYLNKEQKLKHIHIIGATGVGKSTLIANMVLDDIVKGNGIALFDPHGDICNDILLRIPAHRKEDVIIIDPSDSEFPIGFNLLHATTDAEKIVLSSDLVSAFKRHATAWGDNMTAVLSNAINAFLESNTGGTLIELKRFLIEEKFRNSFLENVDDNSIHYYWQNEYPMVKKGIAPLLTRIDTFLRPKIIRYMLAQKRGIDFKECIENKKIVLLKLSQGLIGEDNSYLLGSIFISKFNQVALSRQSISKEKRHPFYIYMDEFQNFITPSITSMLSGVRKYGIGLVLAHQELSQIEESKILNSVISNPFTRICYRLGDNDARKLESGFSFFEQNDLQSLGTGQVIMRVGSSANDFSLTTPKLTENINSEIKKFIVDNTRNKYTKNRSEIKKLLDNLLPKITKKSLDKKDEEKFTQTEKEKNINVIPIPVPTSVIEETEIIPSEIKIEKPTTPFEKQKEIYLEQAEEQEVLRQHRSLQYFVKTMAVQRGFKATLEEETNNGGRVDVGLLKDDIRIAIEISVTNTVDYEVQNIQKCIDNGYSLVYMISNNEKHLQNIKEQSFKIISKKLHSKIHFFPSEELSLYLEALNPTSITKEKRVRGYRVKVNYKTEDVDINKQKSIANIIMDALRKK comes from the coding sequence ATGAAGCTATCATTAGTAGAACAGGCTACAATTAATTTTTATGAGTTTGATTATAAGGGACGTGGTTATTACCACTTCCCTTTTTGTGTAGAAATAGAACCGCCTTTTAATCCTTTTTCTCATTATCAAATTCTAAATAACTATCCGCAAAATTATGATGATGGAAAAGTTCCTTCCTATTTTAAACAATTAACAACACTCTTTTCTTCCAAAGAAAAAGAATTAAAAGTTGAAGATAAACCTTTTTTACCAAAACAAGTTACTTCAAAACCGACATTAATTGGATTAGAAATTTCTTTTCCAAAACGCCCTTATATTGATAAAACCTTGTTTGTGGAGCTGTTGAATATACTTTGCTATACAGAAAGTAATATATCTTTTGAAATTATTGGCACTTTTGAAAAAGTTACGATTCAAATTGTATGTAGTGAAAAAGATAAAATGCGTGTTGAATCTCATTTTAAAGCCTATTTTTCTTCTATTTTGCTTAATGAAATAAATGCTTTAGAACTTCCTTTTAATAATTATGATGACATTGCTATTTGTGATTTTGGTTTGGAAGAAGAATTTATGCGTACTATAGAGACTCCTCAAAATTTTAGTATTGATAGTCTTACAAGTGTATTTGCTACATTGGAAAATTTACAACAAGGAGATGTTGTAGTTTATCAGGTTCTTTTTAAGGGTGTTTTAAATTCTTGGTCAAAAAGTATTATTAATTCGGTTTCTGATTCACAAGGGAATTCTTTCTTTATGGATGCTCCAGAGATGCTACAAGTGGCAAAAAACAAGGTATCTAAGCCTTTGTTTGCTGTTGTGGTACGATTAGCTACACAGTCATTATTAAAGGAACGTGCCCAATATTTAGCATCTGAAATAATAAGAACAATTTCTACATTTTCAAAATCTGAGTTCAATAGATTAATTCCCTTATCTAATGAAGGGTACAAATATCAACATCATGTAGAAAATCTTTTTTACAGACAGTCTAATAGATTGGGAATGTTATTAAATACAGAGGAATTAGTGTCGTTAGTACATTATCCAAATGAGAGTGTCATCTCATCCAAATTAGGGTTTACCGATGAAAAAACAAAAAAAGCACCACAAATTGTTTTACTAGACACAAAAGGTTGTTGCATCGGCATCAATTCACATCAACAAGAAAAACAAAATGTTTACTTAAATAAAGAACAAAAGCTTAAACATATTCATATTATTGGAGCTACAGGTGTTGGGAAATCGACGTTGATTGCAAACATGGTTTTGGATGATATTGTAAAAGGAAATGGGATTGCGCTGTTTGACCCGCATGGCGATATTTGTAATGACATTTTACTCCGAATTCCAGCACATAGAAAAGAAGATGTTATTATTATTGATCCATCAGACAGTGAGTTTCCTATTGGATTTAATTTATTACATGCAACTACTGATGCAGAAAAAATAGTACTAAGTTCAGACTTGGTTTCTGCTTTTAAACGTCATGCTACAGCTTGGGGAGATAATATGACAGCAGTATTGTCGAATGCTATTAATGCTTTTCTAGAGAGTAACACAGGAGGAACACTCATAGAATTAAAACGTTTTTTGATTGAAGAAAAATTTAGAAATTCATTTTTAGAAAATGTAGATGATAATTCCATCCATTATTATTGGCAAAATGAATATCCAATGGTTAAAAAAGGAATTGCACCTCTTTTAACACGAATAGATACGTTTTTACGTCCAAAAATAATTCGTTATATGTTGGCACAAAAACGCGGCATTGATTTTAAGGAGTGCATTGAAAACAAGAAAATAGTTTTACTCAAATTATCTCAAGGACTTATTGGGGAAGATAATTCATATTTATTAGGCTCTATTTTTATTTCAAAGTTCAACCAAGTTGCTTTATCAAGACAAAGTATTTCAAAAGAAAAAAGACATCCATTTTATATTTATATGGATGAATTTCAAAATTTTATTACGCCTTCTATCACTTCAATGCTCTCTGGTGTTCGTAAATATGGTATTGGACTTGTTTTAGCACATCAAGAATTGTCACAAATTGAAGAGTCAAAAATTTTGAATTCAGTGATTTCGAACCCATTTACAAGAATATGCTATAGATTAGGCGATAATGATGCTCGAAAATTAGAATCTGGATTCTCTTTTTTTGAGCAAAATGATTTACAGAGTTTAGGAACAGGACAAGTAATTATGCGTGTAGGAAGTAGCGCAAATGATTTTTCACTTACAACTCCTAAACTAACTGAAAATATAAATTCAGAAATTAAGAAATTTATAGTAGATAACACCAGAAACAAATACACTAAAAATCGTTCGGAAATAAAGAAATTATTAGATAATTTGTTACCAAAAATTACGAAGAAATCGCTTGATAAAAAAGACGAAGAAAAATTTACACAAACGGAAAAAGAAAAAAATATTAATGTAATTCCTATTCCTGTACCTACTTCTGTAATTGAAGAAACTGAAATTATACCTTCTGAAATAAAGATAGAAAAACCAACTACTCCGTTTGAAAAACAAAAAGAAATCTATCTCGAGCAAGCTGAAGAGCAAGAAGTACTTCGTCAACATCGTTCACTACAATATTTTGTAAAAACAATGGCAGTACAACGTGGCTTTAAAGCTACATTAGAAGAAGAAACGAATAATGGAGGGCGTGTTGATGTTGGGTTGTTAAAAGATGATATCCGTATCGCAATTGAAATTTCAGTTACCAATACTGTTGATTATGAAGTTCAAAACATTCAAAAATGTATTGATAATGGATATTCATTGGTATATATGATTTCTAATAATGAAAAGCATTTGCAAAATATTAAAGAACAATCTTTTAAAATTATCTCTAAAAAATTACACTCTAAAATACACTTCTTTCCTTCTGAAGAATTATCACTCTATTTGGAAGCACTAAACCCAACATCAATAACCAAAGAAAAACGTGTTCGTGGATATAGAGTAAAAGTAAATTACAAAACAGAAGATGTAGATATAAATAAGCAAAAATCAATCGCTAATATTATTATGGATGCGTTGCGAAAGAAGTAG
- a CDS encoding caspase family protein: MRKALVIGINHYEDIKSLNGCVNDAMEVNRVLSRHANNEDHEKNFEVELITADHGLQLSRGILKDRIEELFRDPREISLLYFSGHGHVEFTGGYLMTSECKRGDDGLSMAEILSIVNNSPAHNNIIIFDCCHAGSFGKSSMNTNLTSINEGVTVLAASAANQYSVEKNGSGVFTRLLIHALDGGAASILGEVTPGNIYGYIDKAMGEKGQRPIFMTSIRRYTNLRKVYTQIRPLHLKEMINLFPNGPDEVFNLNPSFEPKSENPNPENVKKFEVLQKYNRVNLVVPVDAPHMYDAAMESKSCKLTTQGKSYWEMVNNDII, translated from the coding sequence ATGAGAAAAGCATTAGTAATTGGAATAAATCATTATGAAGATATTAAAAGTTTAAATGGTTGTGTAAATGATGCAATGGAAGTTAACAGAGTCTTAAGTCGACATGCAAATAATGAAGACCATGAAAAGAATTTTGAAGTAGAGTTAATAACTGCTGATCATGGCCTACAACTTTCTAGAGGAATTTTAAAAGATAGAATCGAGGAGCTTTTTCGAGACCCAAGAGAAATTTCTTTATTGTATTTTTCTGGACATGGTCATGTAGAGTTTACAGGAGGATATTTAATGACTTCAGAGTGTAAAAGAGGTGATGATGGGCTTTCCATGGCTGAAATATTGAGCATTGTTAACAATTCACCAGCTCATAATAATATTATCATTTTTGATTGTTGTCATGCGGGTAGTTTTGGAAAAAGTTCAATGAATACTAATTTAACTTCAATTAATGAAGGTGTTACTGTTTTAGCTGCTTCTGCTGCAAATCAGTATTCTGTAGAAAAAAATGGTTCTGGTGTTTTTACTAGATTATTAATTCACGCTTTGGATGGTGGAGCTGCAAGTATTTTAGGTGAAGTGACACCAGGAAACATATATGGATACATAGATAAAGCTATGGGAGAAAAAGGTCAAAGACCAATTTTTATGACCAGTATAAGAAGATATACCAATCTTAGAAAAGTTTATACTCAAATTAGACCTTTGCATTTAAAAGAAATGATAAACTTATTTCCAAATGGTCCAGATGAAGTATTTAATCTGAACCCCTCATTTGAACCCAAAAGCGAGAATCCTAACCCCGAAAATGTAAAGAAATTTGAAGTTCTTCAGAAATACAATAGAGTTAATTTAGTTGTTCCAGTTGATGCTCCTCACATGTATGATGCTGCAATGGAATCAAAATCGTGTAAATTGACTACGCAAGGGAAGTCATATTGGGAAATGGTTAATAACGATATAATATAA
- a CDS encoding TIR domain-containing protein, with protein MDNRSYFYYKNYSVPKDDPVHTNGTDKELIDAIYNRLRLCHVVLIMGGVYSTYSKWINKEILIANESFSIPKPIIGIKPWGQTNISTKVQENAVEIVGWNTESIVAAIRKHSNA; from the coding sequence TTGGATAATAGAAGTTATTTCTATTACAAAAATTATTCAGTACCAAAAGATGACCCTGTTCACACAAATGGGACCGACAAAGAACTAATAGATGCTATCTACAATCGGCTACGATTATGTCATGTCGTATTAATAATGGGAGGAGTCTATTCTACCTATAGTAAATGGATTAATAAAGAAATATTAATAGCAAATGAAAGTTTCTCAATACCAAAACCTATTATAGGAATTAAACCTTGGGGACAAACCAATATCTCCACTAAAGTTCAAGAGAATGCAGTTGAAATAGTTGGTTGGAATACAGAATCTATAGTTGCTGCAATTAGAAAACATTCAAACGCATAA
- a CDS encoding toll/interleukin-1 receptor domain-containing protein yields the protein MKFYTKSYLSDLSESRRKGTKTFSSALNENKNRTHFDIFLSHSFKDKKYIAGLYLELTSKGYSVYVDWIIDPHFQRDNVTKDTVNKIRLRMKQSKSLIYATSENASNSKWMPWELGFMDGDKGRCAILPITDYENDTFKGQEFLSVYPLVTKGSNIYYDSDLNIQLSTFSSKEMKSWMNF from the coding sequence ATGAAATTTTATACAAAAAGCTATTTATCAGACCTTTCAGAATCAAGAAGAAAAGGAACAAAAACTTTTTCTTCTGCTTTGAATGAAAATAAAAATCGAACTCATTTTGACATTTTCTTGTCTCACAGTTTTAAAGACAAAAAGTATATCGCTGGTCTATATTTAGAGTTGACTTCAAAAGGATACTCTGTTTATGTGGATTGGATTATCGATCCTCATTTTCAACGAGACAATGTAACGAAAGACACTGTTAACAAGATTAGATTGAGAATGAAGCAATCCAAATCTCTAATATATGCTACTTCAGAAAACGCTTCCAATTCTAAATGGATGCCATGGGAATTAGGGTTTATGGATGGAGACAAAGGAAGATGTGCAATTCTTCCAATTACAGATTATGAAAATGACACTTTTAAAGGTCAAGAATTTCTATCGGTATATCCTCTTGTAACCAAAGGAAGTAACATTTATTATGATTCAGATTTGAATATTCAATTAAGTACATTTTCATCTAAAGAGATGAAAAGTTGGATGAACTTTTAA
- a CDS encoding TIR domain-containing protein: protein MKHKVFISYHHEKDLLYRQRFEELFSNQFDILDSYAVKQNEIGNVGTEEFRRIIREKHLRESTVTIVLIGEATWSRKHVDYEIYNTLKVTSNNSRSGLLRIILPSYDSYQSRTYNSRTIPKRLSQNIQNRYTNIHFWSENPIDNQNWIHDAFLKRNKILPNNTMPIMKNNWKGNFW, encoded by the coding sequence ATGAAGCATAAAGTATTTATTAGTTACCATCATGAAAAAGATTTATTATATAGACAAAGATTTGAAGAATTATTTTCAAACCAATTTGATATTTTAGACTCTTACGCTGTAAAGCAAAATGAGATTGGTAATGTTGGAACTGAAGAATTTAGACGGATTATTAGAGAGAAGCATTTAAGAGAATCAACCGTTACTATTGTATTAATAGGAGAAGCCACTTGGAGTAGAAAACATGTTGATTATGAGATTTATAATACGTTAAAAGTTACCTCAAACAATTCAAGATCTGGCTTATTAAGAATTATTTTACCGAGCTATGATTCATACCAATCTAGAACTTATAATTCACGTACTATCCCAAAACGACTATCTCAAAATATTCAAAATCGTTATACAAATATTCATTTTTGGTCTGAAAACCCTATTGATAACCAAAACTGGATTCATGATGCATTTTTGAAAAGAAACAAAATATTACCAAATAATACTATGCCAATTATGAAAAATAATTGGAAAGGAAATTTTTGGTAA